The following is a genomic window from Eulemur rufifrons isolate Redbay chromosome 20, OSU_ERuf_1, whole genome shotgun sequence.
TTATATAGCATCAAGGCTGCTAGGAAAGGGAAACAGTAGGTTTAATAGGAAGAACACCTACTTCCAGCTCTGTGGAACCTTGGGCCTGTCTCGTAATTACACCTCTTTGGGCCtttgtttgctcatctgtaacatgAGGGGGCTGAACCAGATATCTGAGCTTTTTTAGCTATGTAATTCTCAAAAAAGTTACCACAGAATCCTTTGGCTAGAATTTGAAGTGAGAGAGAAGTCATAAGGAGTAAATTGGTATAGGGGTCTGAATGGGCTAAGGACCTGCTTCAAGTTCTAAATTCCCATGTGCTGGgacttttctttccccaaaatattagaggggggtacagatgtttttggttacatggatcacttttttaatgcttgaatcagggctacaagtgtgcccattacccagatagtgttcattgtacccactaGGTAGGTTTtcccccatcctctcctcccccccgaTCCCCATGCTGGgtcttctaaaatgtattttggtGGCTTATGAAACTAGACTCATTATATTATTAGACAAAACAGTACATTAAAGTGGATGAACAgactgggcgaggtggctcacgcctgtaatcctaacactctgggaggccgaggcgggaggatcgctcgaagtcagaagttcgagaccagcctgagcaagagcgagaccccgtctctactaaaaatagaaagaaattatatggatagctaaaaatatatatagaaaaaattagccgggcatggtggcacatgcctgtagtcccagctactcgggaggctgaggcagtaggattgcttgagcctaggagtttgaggttgctgttagctaggctgatgccatagcactctagcccgggcaacagagcaagactctgtctccaaaaaaaaaaataaaaataaagtggatGAACAAAACCAGGGCAAAAGGAAACTAAAAGTAGGAAGGAAAGATGCATTAGGACTGAGATTACAAACAAAATGAGGGATGTGAGCACTCTGCTTCTTtgggaatgtgtgtgtgagtagacatattttcttcttttttttcttctcccctaaAAATTCTAAGCTACACCCAGGGAAAAATGAAGGCGTCCCAAAGCCAATGGGATGTCTGCAAATATTATTCTGCAGTTCTGCAGCAGAATTAACTTTGTTGTAGTGTTCTCTTTGTTCTCTAATACCATTTCCATCAACCAACCAACAGCCTTTTGCAAGGTGTTGAAAATTACTGGAGCCACCACTGTCAAatccacaaaaaagaaacaatcagacTCCCTGGTTGAATTTGATAGCTACACTGAAGATAGTGTGGTTTCACAGGAAGAGTACTATATAAAATTGATAGCTCTATGatcaagccttttttttttttttttttgagacggagtctcactctgttgcccaggctagagtgccatggcgtcagcctagctcacagcaacctcaaactcctgggctcaagcaatccttctgccttagcctcccgagtaggtgggactacaggcatgtgccaccatgcccggctaatttttctatatatattttttagctgtccatataatttctttctatttttagtagaaatgggatctcgctcttgctcaggctggtcttgaactcctgagctcaaacaatccaccgcctcggcctcccagagtgctaggattacaagcgtgagccaccgtgcccggccatgaTCAAGTCTTAAAACAGCAAAGGGATAGGTGGTTACGTGAAAATCATTATGTCGGAAATTTgtggaaacaatttaaataaataagtgctaTTAGATTAAGCAgattttaacatttaatgaaattcagattatttttatgccaatattgaatattttatccAGACTGGAGAGATGTAAATAATGGTAAAGATGATAATGAAACGTTTTCGTTTTTTAGAAATAGGGGAGGGGTTGAGCtagttttgtgtattttctatatAACTTACCTCAGATGTGTTACTTATTTTTTAGCGCCCCAGATACTCGCCCCACTGGTCTGGAGGAGGCTGATCAGCCGCCATTGCCTGGAGAACAAGGAATTAACCTGGACAACTCAGGCCCTAAACTGCCAGAATTTTCAAACCGGCCTCCAGGTGATAAAATGTTAGCCAAAGATTACTTGTCATCATATGTGCAGCATTACAAGGCTTCCTTCTCTTCAAGGAaacaatagtattttattttgtcttctaacTAGTCTACTTTAGCGATTTAATGTATTTAGTTAATATTTGGAAGCTTTGCTTTGATATTAAGTAAAAATTTCGAATGTAACTTCCGAAGGCTTATGTTACACACATACGCACATGTACACATTCTGCTCaaatttatcttcattatttttaagtcCTCATAAAATTGGACTGAAATGTGAAGTGCCTCTTTATTCTTGTCAATGTCAAGGTTCTAGTTGGCATCAGAATGGAATTAACATTAAATGGAGAGATGTTTTCGCTCTAATCCTGCTTGCCTGCCTTTCCTGCAGCCTTTTCTCCTGGGGCTTTCTCAAAGTAGAGAACTAACAGGGTTTAAAACAAGATGATCTTTTTTGTGgatgttttattataaatctttaaaacatagagaagatgtaaataataataaaagagacaCCCATGTGCCTACCACCCAACTTAAATTTAGAATAAGCAGTACCAATATTGTTGAAACCCCCTGTGTTGTACCCCTgtctgattataaaataatactatcctttaaatGTTGAAAAGGGAAGAGCTccaaaaattcattcattccaatCCAGGTATTATAGGACCAAGGCCATCTGCCACAATATCTCTATACCTGGTTACTCTTGGCCTGACTAGTGACTTGTAACTTTATTCCCCTGTGACACAGTTAAAGATGCACGACCTTTACACTTAGGCCACTCTCCCCTTTGTGTACAAAGGgttatgttttgtttcttcctggcCAGTTAGTCTACCTCCTTTTTGGCATATAAATGAGAGTGACATTATTTTAGGAATAAGCTTTAATCTActcttaatttatatatttttaaagtgaatccAAAAAACAGACAGATAAAAAAAGGTAAATCCTTCATGATATCAACACTTTGTGTTATTTATTATGAATTGTTTGGGCATACCACACTTCCCACCAGTGAGTTGCAGCAGCACGGTTGAGGCTGGGAGGTCATCAGTCTTTGGGGATTATGTCCAGAAGGCATTATGAGCAGGAAGGCACCTTCTTCCTTAGATACATCTGAACTCTTCTTATTTGAATCCCAGGGTCCTCACACACATTTATTGCCTTCTTTCTGCAAACTGGGGGCCTGAATGCTGAATTTGGCATATAATGGGTTGAATTGCCATGCAGTCTCTTAAACAAAAACCTGAATTGAAATGCCTTTAGAAAATCCTCTCTGCAGTTGGGCACTGTTCACAGGACTCCTACTGTCTTATACCAGCCCACTTCTCTTCTTTATTACCTGCCTGGCCCCTAATGGCATATGAGTTTGCATCCCTTAATTGATAAAATTGGTTTTTGACTATGTTATGGGCACTATTTGTGTCCTCTGCTTTCCCTCTCTGGCATTCTGTCACGTCCACTCCAATCTGTCTTACCACTAGTGTCCTTTGGACTGCTGCCTCCAGCTTCTGGACTCTGTAGCAGCCATGCCCTTAACTATTACTTTTGAGAGGCCACTGTATTGTCTATGCTACCCTCTTTGGTATTTACTGTGCTTTCTGGTgggttgaaaaataaaacatccgTGCATCCGTGTCATAGTCCTGACATCAGTGGGCTTTTgcagaaattataattttcttaaagtgGGAACCCCAGACTAGATATGAACAATTAAAACCCACTGTGTTGGGCTATGTAGCTAAAAGGACAGTTAAACTATAGAATTGCCATATGGTattagctttataaaaaaaaatgtcaagaagTCACTTGTgcctaaaacaaaaaaaagaattaaaaaaaaatcttcaaaactgGATTCTGCACCTTGTACTCATTGGTACCATGGAAATCATTGGCCAGAAGATATTAACTAGCTATTGAGCACAGAGTCTGACCCACAGCATTTAGTAGCTTTGTGAAAATTGTGAGTCATCATTTCTTCCAAATGCCAGGGGCAACAGTTCTTATTTTCTGTCACCTCCTTAAAACCTTCCTAATGTACTTTCGTGCAACAATGGAATAAATCTAGTTTGTAGAATTGCATCCCAGCTATATCCCCACTTTTTCCCACTAAACTGCCTTTCTTCTTGGTTTGAGTATATGCTTATCCTTTCTCATTGGGTAAGGTTTTGGTTCTAAAATGCCAAGTAAAATCTTCTCAAAAGAGAGAATCATTTGAGACGTTGCTTTCTGCAAATCTGGAAGACATTTTCCCTCAGAAttcttttttcccaaaattatttttaattcctgagGGCTGTGCTTCTGGCTTACTTATTCCCTAATTGTGgactaatagaaaatatttctccaaatagAGGTTTGCATGTAAGAgagtaaatgcaaattaatatcCATAAAAACCTTAGTGccctcattttattttgaatgtgtATATCAGCTTCTGTTAGCTCCTACTGTTTGTTACACTGACTTACGTCTGAGGGGCAGTTTAATTCAGTTGGTTTCCCCCAAAGGATTAAGCCTGAAGGATGCAGCATAGTGTATGGAGCCAATGGATTGGAGTAATTTTACATCCCTCCTTCTTAAGGAACTgaatcttataattttatattttatttcagttgaaagaataaaaaggctATCGTCAATGCTGGCGTTTTCAACAAAACCacatctttaaaaagttaatccTGTGCTAACAGAAAAAATGAATCCTAAATGCTTTACTTCACTTGcaaatacagtgaaatattatgtCTACAAGAAACCTGAATGCTGGGTGGCCAGCTACTTGCTGTTGATGGAGTTTTTCTCGTTTCATCTAAATGTTTGGCTGGCACAGACTCAGCCATTTTCAGTGCATAGCACAGAGTATCTGTCGGACTCTTAGTACAATAATGCTTCATTCAGACCCTGCACATTGAGGAGCTCCAGGTTCTTGATGCTTTGCTTTTTGCTTCCTTAAGCTCCTTTGCTTATGTCAGATAATAAGGGGCTGCCTCCTGCCCCAGGAATGGGCATGCCTGAGCTGTTTGTGCATAGTCTGCCACCTAGATGAATGTTGCTTGGCTATACTCTAAAGGAAGCAAAGTTTTCTTGCTGAAAAATCTAACTTCCCTGATTTGGGGGGCTTGTTTTAGGTTATCCTTCTCAACCAGTTGAACAGAGGCCACTTCAGCAGATGCCTCCTCAACTCATGCAGCATGTGGCACCCCCACCACAGCCACCACAGCCTccacagcagcagccacagccacaactgcctcagcagcagcagcagccacctcCCAGTCAGCCACAGtcgcagcagcaacagcagcagcagcagcagcagcagcagcagcaaatgaTGATGATGCTCATGATGCAGCAGGATCCCAAATCAGTCAGGCTTCCAGTCTCCCAAAATGTCCACCCCCCAAGGGGCCCCCTGAACCCAGACTCCCAGAGAACGCCCCTGCAACAGAGTGGCAGTGTGCCTGTCATGGTCAGCTTACAAGGACCTGCCTCTGTGCCACCGTCACCTGATAAACAAAGAATGCCAATGCCTGTGAATACTCCTTTGGCAAGCACTTCAAGGAAAATGGTATACCAGGAGAACCCACAGAATACTTCTAGCTCGCCACTGGGAGAGGCATCCTCACTCCCTGAATCGAGTGGCAGTGAAGTACCATCTGTCTCAGGAGGCCCAAATAACATGCCTTCACATTTAGTAGTCTCCCAGAATCAGTTAATGATGACAGGGCCAAAACCTGGACCATCGCCCCTTTCAGCAACTCAAGGTGCAACTCCCCAGCAACCCCCTGTAAATTCCCTGCCCAGCTCTCATGGCCACCACTTTCCAAATGTGGCTGCTCCAACCCAAACATCTAGGCCTAAGACACCAAACAGAGCCAGCCCCAGACCCTATTACCCTCAGACACCCAACAACCGACCTCCCAGCACAGAACCTTCAGAAATCAGTCTGTCACCAGAAAGACTCAATGCCTCCATAGCAGGACTCTTCCCCCCACAGATTAATATTCCTTTACCTCCTAGGCCAAGTTTAAACAGGGGCTTTGATCAACAGGGCCTAAATCCAACAACTTTGAAGGCCATTGGACAAGCACCTTCAAATCTTACCATGAATCCTTCCAATTTTGCTGCCTCACAAACTCACAAATTAGATTCTGTGGTGGTGAATTCTGGAAAGCAGTCTAATGCTGGAGCAACAAAACGAGCAAGTCCAAGCAACAGTCGCAGGTCTAGTCCTGGGTCCAGTAGGAAAACCACTCCAAGTCCTGGGAGGCAAAATTCAAAAGCCCCTAAACTTACTCTGGCCTCTCAAACAAATGCAGCCCTGTTGCAGAACGTGGAGTTGCCAAGAAATGTATTGGTCAGTCCCACTCCTTTGACCAATCCCCCTGTACCTGGGAGCTTTCCTAACAACAGTGGGCTGAATCCTCAGAATCCCACCGTGTCTGTGGCTGCAGTGGGGGGTGTTCTCGAGGATAACAAGGAGAGCTTGAATGTGCCTCAGGACAGTGATTGCCAGAATTCCCAGGGTAGGAAGGAGCAGGTAAACATTGAGCTAAAAGCAGTCCCTGCCCAAGAAGTTAAAATGGttgtccctgaagatcaatccaaAAAGGATGGGCAACCTTCGGATCCTAATAAACTTCCCGGTGTTGAAGAGAACAAAAATTTGGTGTCTCCTGCTATGAGGGAAGCACCAACATCGTTAAGTCAACTTCTTGACAACTCTGGAGCTCCTAATGTGACCATTAAACCCCCTGGGCTTACAGATCTGGAAGTAACGCCTCCAGTAGTTTCTGGGGAGGATCTCAAAAAAGCATCTGTCATTCCCACACTGCAGGATCCGTCTTCTTCTAAAGAACCCTCTAATTCCCTAAACTTACCTCACAGTAACGAGCCGTGTTCAACCCTTGTGCATCCAGAATTGAGTGAGGTCAGTTCTAATGTTGCACCAAGCATCCCTCCAGTAATGTCAAGACCTGTCAGCTCTTCTTCCATTTCCACTCCCTTGCCTCCAAGTCAAATAACTGTATTTGTCACTTCCAATCCCATCACAACTTCAGCTAACACATCAGCAGCTCTGCCAACTCACTTGCAGTCTGCATTGATGTCAACAGTCGTCACAATGCCCAACGTGGGTAGCAAGGTTATGGTTTCTGAGGGACAGTCAGCTGCTCAGTCTAATGCCCGGCCTCAGTTCATTACTCCTGTCTTTATCAATTCATCCTCAATAATTCAGGTCATGAAAGGATCACAGCCAAGCACAATTCCTGCAGCCCCACTGACAACCAACTCTGGCCTGATGCCTCCCTCCGTCGCAGTCGTTGGCCCTTTACACATACCTCAGaacataaaattttcttctgCGCCTGTACCGCCTAATGCCCCCTCCAGTAGTCCCGCTCCAAACATACAGACAGGTCGACCTTTGGTCCTTAACTCGAGAGCCACCGCTGTTCAGCTTCCTTCCCCGCCTTGTACGTCTTCTCCAGTTGTCCCTCCTCATCCCCCTGTCCAGCAAGTGAAAGAATTGAATCCAGATGAGGCTAGTCCTCAAGTGAGCACCTCAGCAGATCAGAGCACTCTGCCCTCTTCACAGTCAACCACAATGGTTTCTCCCCTTTTGACCAATAATAGTCCAGGTTCCTCTGTCAACCGGCGAAGTCCAGTCTCATCTAGTAAGGGCAAAGGAAAAGTGGACAAAATTGGCCAGATTTTGCTGACCAAGGCATGTAAGAAAGTTACAGGCACTCTTGAGAAAGGGGACGAGCAATATggtgcagatggagaaactgaaggcCAAGGGCTAGAGACCACAGCTCCAGGGGTCATGGGAACAGAGCAGTTACCCACAGAGATGGACAGTAAAACCCCAACGCCCCCAACACCTGCTCTGCTAAAAATGACCTCTAGCCCGGGCTCCGCCTCAGCAGGACCCACCTTACCTGGCGGTGCTCTCCCCACCAGTGTACGCTCAATAGTAACCACTCTGGTACCCTCTGAGCTCATCTCCACGGCGCCGAGCACAAAAAGCAATCATGGTGGCATAGCATCTGAGCCACTTGCAGGTGGCCTAGTGGAGGAGAAGGTGGGATCCCATCCAGAGCTTCTGCCGAGCATAGGTATGTACTTGGGGCCTCAGCATCTCCTTGTTGTGTCAGTTTTTTGATAACCTGTCCCACAAGAGAAAGCATGACTCCTTTCTACTTGGAGGAAGAAGAATGGGCTAAATGGCAATAgtggtagttttatttattgaaagtACATtggaaaatatgcttttaaatccTATGTTAAGTTTACTTTCATTAACATGGTTCTCTCTCAGCTCCTGAAATAacctttcatttatataaaagtttttcAATTTACAAGGAGGgatttttacatacattatctcacatCATCTTTATACCAGCCATGTCAGTTATTCTTTATTCTATGGGTGAGAAGATTGAAGCTCAGGGAAGTTCAGTATTTGTTCACAGTCTATAGTGTGGACCTCCATTTTGACACTGTGCCTTAAGTGTGAACAGCAGCTTCTGCAGATTCTCCTTGCCATGATGAAGACTTGCTTTTCACTGTTTCGAGCAGGGTTCTCATAGCCCCATCTCATTGTACTCTATCTCAGGGACCATTCCCTTTTTGTCTGGGCTACTCCAGAGGAGAGCTTTCCAGAAAACTAGGTTTCCTGATAATAGACATAGGAGGAATAAAGTGGTTAAGAGTCAGATAGGCCTGGGTCAGTATCACAGCACCAACATTTACCAGCTGTTTGAGCTTTGTCAAGTTACTTGACCACtccaaacttcagtttcctcctttataATATGGGAACAATAGTAGTTGTAAGAATTCAACaagataatgcatataacatgattagcacagggcctggaatatagtaattgttcaataaatcataaaattattacCAATTTCTTTTTGGTGCAATCTCTTTGTCAATTGGTCTATTCCATTCATGTATATCTAGTTCAGGCTATTTCCTATGTACTGTCAAGGTAGGTTAATGATGGAAGTACAGGTGTCCTTctacctcctctccttcccttcccctctcccacatGTTCCTCCTCCAGTGAGGCATAGGTGGTGCAGAAGCTCTATTTCCCCACAGTGAAATCAGTTACACACTACTAGAGCTGGGAAGGACCTTTGTGATATCCTAGGCCAGCTAATATGTGCCTATCTTATTTATGCAGCTAAAATGCTTCGAGTGCCTGCCACTGAGTGGTAAGCACCCAGGAGGTGGGGCAGAAAGAACACAAACTTCAGGGTAAGATCAGAGTTCCACTGGTTACCAGTTGCAGTTGGATAACTTCCTTAACCTTCCGCTAAACCATGtacttcacctgtaaaatggagattgtAATTCCTACCTCCCAGAATTTGTACAAGGATTCAAGGAGAGGACTTAATGTCAAGTGGCCAAGACGCTGCCTCACACAGAGGAAGAgttccccttctcctctctgactCTTCACCTCACTGTTAGAGATGGAGGGAGGAATAAAGGCCTTCAAGGAGTTTGCTGCCCCTACAGGAGACAAAGATTTCACAGAGCGAGTAGTTCTGTGTTTCTGGTTCTAGTTCTGTTAATGTAGGTGAGCcctaagaattaaaaagaaacctagtgtgaattaaatatattgctcactattaaatatttacatttctacttcctttcagcaaacttttccttctggtaccaagagaaaaatgaagtgattagaaattatttttatctggATTATATACTAGAGAAATATGTGAGCCTTGGGAGATGAACCAGCAGCTGGGAAAAGTTCCCAATTTTAGTTAAGGACACCCATTTTGCTTATAGTgattgtttctattcttttttaaagggCTTCTGTGCTTTTACCTTGACAATGTGAGAAACAAATTCTGAAGTTAGAAGTAGAAGatacagttttataaaataagcatCCAAAATAAATTCCTAAACACAAATGCATTATTGACTGTTTTACTAAGCAGAAGAGAAATCTATAAAATTCATAGTTGCTACAAAAGGGTAAAATTTGTTGCAGAGTTTATCTAGAATTTTAGACTGAAGTGTCAAGATGGGAGGATATACCCTTAAGTGACTGTGGCATATCTGTGCCTTTACTCTTAACCATATCATCCAGGAAGGTTCTGTTCTAGAGTACATTGTGTGTTCTCTTCCATTCCTCAAGGGCCTAAATTCTCTGTGTCCTTTGATGTTTCTCCTTTTAATGTGCCTTCAGATTTCTCAACCTAGAGTTGATCTCTCTTGCTTTGGACTTTTGTAGCACTTTATACTGTGTGTCTCCTTCATGTGGCCTGGCAGTGCACTCCAGTGTACCACATGCATGTATCTTACCTTTAACACTAAAATGAGTTCCTGATGTGCAAGAAGGATATAATTTGGCCTCTAAGGGTACCTGTCACAGTGTCTTGCCCCTAGTAAGTCTCTGTAACTATTTGttagataaataaatatcaaattgaTTTATTAAGTATGAATCGAATGCTTGCTTTATGCCCATCATTCTTGCTAGGTGCTGTAGAAAAGTACaaaatttgggaggctgaggcagggggatcattgaggccaggagttcaacaccagcctgggcaacatagtgagaactcgtctctacaaaaaataaaaaaagtagctgggtgtggtggtgagtgcctgtagtcctcctaactaatcgggaggctgaagtgcctcgcttgagcccaggaattcaaggctgtagtgagctatgaccgtgccactgcgctctagcctgggtgacagaacttgaccctgtctctaaaaaaaatttcttaaaagtataaaattatatgattatttcaGCTCTCAAGGAATGTAGTCTTTAGAGGGTgagacagaatttttaaaatgctaacgTGAATCGTATAATTGTCTCTCTAAAAGTGGTTTGGGTTGCCTACTAAGATATACTTTTGGGTTTTTTAGAGTGATGTTAGAACCTGACCTGAAGAAGCAAAAAATATGGGTGCTACTGTTCTCGTGGCCATCTCCTTCCCTGATCTTTatacacacaaaaaggaaaaacacatacTCCTAAGTAGTAGTCTTTGTTACTGTTATGgcagttaattttttaagtaagttttaaaatgtccttCTAATTTCAAGGCCAACTTTAAGTACTGCCCTCTAGGAATGTGTTGTTTCAGCAGTTACTTAGCCCTTGATTCAGTTAatgctttgtgttttgtttagaaaacaaagtgaaaggcctgtaattttttttcttgctttagcCCCTTCACAGAATTTAGTCCCAAAGGAAACTCCAGCCACAGCACTGCAGGGGTCTGTTGCCAGACCAGGTAAGGCGCGCTTTGGAACCGCATCTGGGAGTGGGTTGGGTTACATGCGAAGTAACGACTGCTGTCCTGAACATCACATTCTCATGCCAGGAAGTGGCTGCAACTATCTTATCTATCTGTTTCAGAACAGACTTCGGTTGAATGGCAAAGCTTCTGCAGCACTACTTGAAGTTATTTTCCCCTGACCAGCTTGCTCTCTTTCTTACGCACATATCATGTCAGCCAGGGAACTCAAGAAGGGCATCTTGGTGCCCACTCAGCCATGGGTTTCCATTGCAGAGTTTGCCCTGTTCCATGACCCTGGCACCCATGGTTGGCAACTGACTAGCTGGCATATGGTGACTTACTGGGGTGACAAGCATTAATGCACTAATAGTGTTATCATGACAGGAGTGGAGTCTTGTTCAGAGAACCTCTGCCACAGTGAGGTAGCCATTCctccagagaggcagagtcatttcAGTCATCTCTGGATGGCATTAAGTTTCACTCCATGACCAGCATTGTAAATAGCACTAGGCATGGTGTTTCTAGAAGTTAGAGTCTGCAGTAATCTGACAAATAACTGCTGTAGGTTGCAGGGTCAGCTCTGAATGCATGGGGATCTTGATGGCAGTCACAACACTTGTTCTGCCTTCATAGATTAGACTGCTGAGGCACATAAATATCATAGATCTGTTACAATTTAGTCTTGTCTGGCTCTTTGTCACTGTAGGTCATTGAGGGGtacaaaaaaaagaagtatgaCTGGTTCCCACAAGGAGGTGAGAATCTCATTGAAAGTACAATTCACATGCTTgccaaaattattaagaaaaaaaacaacagtacAACTGTGTTTAATTTTGTGAGTCTAAGCCAGTAAAAGTAAGGTATAACTTGTGATGATTATACAACCTGCTTTCAGGGTGCTGTATCCTATATGATGGGTAGGACTTTATACTGTACACTCTTTGGATAAAATCAGGCCTCTGAAAAGAAAGTATGAGCAAAAACCATTTCAGCCACCCAGATT
Proteins encoded in this region:
- the NCOA6 gene encoding nuclear receptor coactivator 6 isoform X1; translation: MIKIKRHFGFLIVHLAYASGIIFTMVLDDLPNLEDIYTSLCSSTVEDSEMDFDSGLEDDDTKNDSALEDSTIFVAFKGNIDDKDFKWKLDAILKNVPNLLHMESSKLKVQKVEPWNSVRVTFNIPREAAERLRILAQSNNQQLRDLGILSVQIEGEGAINLALAQNRSQDVRMNGPMGAGSSVRMEAGFPMAGGPGLIRMNSPATVMIPQGGNVSSSMMTAGPNPELQPRTPRPASQSDAMDPLLSGLHIQQQSHPSGSLAPPHHPMQPVPVNRQMNPANFPQLQQQQQQQQQQQQQQQQQLQARPPQQHQQQQPQGIRPQFTAPTQVPVPPGWNQLPSGALQPPPAQGSLGTMTANQGWKKAPLPGPMQQQLQARPSLATVQTPSHPPPPYPFGSQQASQAHTNFPQMSNPGQFTAPQMKSLQGGPSRVPTPLQQPHLTNKSPASSPSSFQQGSPASSPTVNQTQQQMGPRPPQNNPLPQGFQQPVSSPGRNPMVQQGNVPPNFMVMQQQPPNQGPQSLHPGLGGMPKRLPPGFSAGQANPNFMQGQVPSTTATTPGNSGAPQLQANQNVQHAGGQGAGPPQNQMQVSHGPPNMMQPSLMGIHGNMNNQQAGSSGVPQVNLGNMQGQPQQGPPSQLMGMHQQIVPSQNQMVQQQGTLNPQNPMILSRAQLMPQGQMMVNPQSQNLGPSPQRMTPPKQMLSQQGPQMMAPHNQMMGPQGQVLLQQNPMIEQIMTNQMQGNKQQFNTQNQSNVMPGPAQIMRGPTPNMQGNMVQFTGQMSGQMLPQQGPVNNSPSQVMGIQGQVLRPPGPSPHMAQQHGDPATTANNDVNLSQMMPDVSMQQTNMVPPHVQAMQGNSASGNHFSGHGMPFNAPFSGAPNGNQMSCGQNPGFPVNKDVTLTSPLLVNLLQSDISAGHFGVNNKQNNTNANKPKKKKPPRKKKNSQQDLNAPDTRPTGLEEADQPPLPGEQGINLDNSGPKLPEFSNRPPGYPSQPVEQRPLQQMPPQLMQHVAPPPQPPQPPQQQPQPQLPQQQQQPPPSQPQSQQQQQQQQQQQQQQMMMMLMMQQDPKSVRLPVSQNVHPPRGPLNPDSQRTPLQQSGSVPVMVSLQGPASVPPSPDKQRMPMPVNTPLASTSRKMVYQENPQNTSSSPLGEASSLPESSGSEVPSVSGGPNNMPSHLVVSQNQLMMTGPKPGPSPLSATQGATPQQPPVNSLPSSHGHHFPNVAAPTQTSRPKTPNRASPRPYYPQTPNNRPPSTEPSEISLSPERLNASIAGLFPPQINIPLPPRPSLNRGFDQQGLNPTTLKAIGQAPSNLTMNPSNFAASQTHKLDSVVVNSGKQSNAGATKRASPSNSRRSSPGSSRKTTPSPGRQNSKAPKLTLASQTNAALLQNVELPRNVLVSPTPLTNPPVPGSFPNNSGLNPQNPTVSVAAVGGVLEDNKESLNVPQDSDCQNSQGRKEQVNIELKAVPAQEVKMVVPEDQSKKDGQPSDPNKLPGVEENKNLVSPAMREAPTSLSQLLDNSGAPNVTIKPPGLTDLEVTPPVVSGEDLKKASVIPTLQDPSSSKEPSNSLNLPHSNEPCSTLVHPELSEVSSNVAPSIPPVMSRPVSSSSISTPLPPSQITVFVTSNPITTSANTSAALPTHLQSALMSTVVTMPNVGSKVMVSEGQSAAQSNARPQFITPVFINSSSIIQVMKGSQPSTIPAAPLTTNSGLMPPSVAVVGPLHIPQNIKFSSAPVPPNAPSSSPAPNIQTGRPLVLNSRATAVQLPSPPCTSSPVVPPHPPVQQVKELNPDEASPQVSTSADQSTLPSSQSTTMVSPLLTNNSPGSSVNRRSPVSSSKGKGKVDKIGQILLTKACKKVTGTLEKGDEQYGADGETEGQGLETTAPGVMGTEQLPTEMDSKTPTPPTPALLKMTSSPGSASAGPTLPGGALPTSVRSIVTTLVPSELISTAPSTKSNHGGIASEPLAGGLVEEKVGSHPELLPSIAPSQNLVPKETPATALQGSVARPELEANAAIVSGQSSEPKEVVEKSKTPSRRNSRTEEPTVASESVENGHRKRSSRPASASSSTKDITGAVQSKRRKSK